CTGCGCACGTTGATGTAGCGCCAATCCTGGCTGTTGCCATCAAGCGTCCACGCACCCCACACGAGCAGGCCACGTCCGGTAACGTATCGAATGGCGTTAACCGCCTTGCCGTCGAGCGGCACGTTCAGGTCCTCCTGTTCGTCGTGACTCAGGGCAACACACGGAGACACAACGGAGACAAGCCCGGTGTTGGCAGGGGCTTTGAAGACGCCGACGGTGTTGTCTGTCCGCGTGAACACCCCCGCCATGGCAGCGGCAGGCGGCATGACATTGATGGCGCGCAGCAGTGCCTGCATGACGTCTTTGTAGCGGGCGGACACCACTAAAAGCGCCTGGTGCGTCGCCGTCACGGTGGCCGCCGACGCGTCGTCACCGGCCATCGTGTCAGCCAGGGTCGCAACGGCCGCGCCATTGTCCGCACCCTCACACGCCGACTTGATGTGATTCGCAAGGCCGGCACGGCTGTCTTCATGGATATTCGCGTAGCTGATGTCGGCGCTGCTGTACACAGACGTGTGCAGCCAGGGGTAGTAGGCAACGCCGTAGCTGAGATCGTCGTAGGTGAATGTGTCCCTGAAGTCGCGAATGACGTCGACGCCGCTCGGGTCGTTGCGGGTCTTGTCCCCGTTGAACACGTCAATCACCGCAACCCGTTTCCGCATCGCGGT
Above is a genomic segment from Pseudomonadota bacterium containing:
- a CDS encoding phage tail sheath family protein gives rise to the protein MSQMKTPGVYVVESDAFPNSVVAVPTAVPAFVGYTETAQRGATDVTHVPVRLSSLAEFEDIYGGAPKPMFKLEVTDEQRVVVEADPTSRFNLYNGMRLFFDNGGGPCWIVSVGSYGVEAKRPDHFGEAVWEALSKEAEPTMVVIPDAVLMPDLAAYKAVWDKAFAHCTAMRKRVAVIDVFNGDKTRNDPSGVDVIRDFRDTFTYDDLSYGVAYYPWLHTSVYSSADISYANIHEDSRAGLANHIKSACEGADNGAAVATLADTMAGDDASAATVTATHQALLVVSARYKDVMQALLRAINVMPPAAAMAGVFTRTDNTVGVFKAPANTGLVSVVSPCVALSHDEQEDLNVPLDGKAVNAIRYVTGRGLLVWGAWTLDGNSQDWRYINVR